In the genome of Macadamia integrifolia cultivar HAES 741 unplaced genomic scaffold, SCU_Mint_v3 scaffold1423, whole genome shotgun sequence, one region contains:
- the LOC122063688 gene encoding uncharacterized protein LOC122063688, whose protein sequence is MTTESFHVADKEQQLPLDPRKNRHRSCLTRSALIFVLILLILFITILILASTVFKTKDPTTEIVSSKIDGISPIVIFPQFKVELNITLDLQIRVHNPNKASFKHGTAAAALVYYNGSQVAVAEIPPGIVPANGYETLASKMTLEADQFISKIGELIKDVMAGEIEVETKATVPGRVKFLGIFHKHVVSVSNCRIVIGITDLKIQKQ, encoded by the coding sequence ATGACGACGGAATCCTTCCATGTCGCCGACAAGGAGCAACAACTACCACTGGACCCTCGCAAAAACCGCCACCGCAGTTGCCTTACAAGGTCGGCACTAATCTTCGTCCTCATACtcctcatcctcttcatcaccatcctcatccttgCCTCCACCGTCTTCAAAACCAAAGACCCAACAACTGAAATAGTCTCCTCCAAAATTGACGGCATCTCACCAATAGTCATATTCCCTCAATTCAAAGTTGAACTCAACATCACACTAGACCTCCAGATCCGTGTCCACAACCCCAACAAAGCCAGTTTCAAGCACGGCACGGCCGCCGCCGCCCTTGTGTACTACAACGGCAGTCAAGTTGCAGTGGCTGAGATCCCTCCTGGTATCGTCCCTGCGAATGGATATGAAACTCTTGCTTCCAAGATGACCCTTGAGGCTGACCAATTCATATCTAAGATTGGTGAACTAATTAAAGATGTGATGGCAGGAGAAATTGAGGTTGAGACTAAGGCTACTGTCCCTGGAAGGGTGAAGTTCTTAGGGATTTTTCACAAACACGTCGTTAGTGTTTCGAATTGCCGGATTGTGATTGGTATCACCGATCTCAAGATTCAGAAACAG